The Paenibacillus macerans genome includes a window with the following:
- the ant(6) gene encoding aminoglycoside 6-adenylyltransferase, whose translation MRSEQEMMNLFLDFAAKEDRIRLVTMEGSRTNVNIPPDSFQDFDISYFVTDMDFFKESDEWLGVFGKRIMMQKPEDMELFPPELGNWFSYIILFEDGNKLDLTLIPVNESELYFAESDGLVKVLLDKDRLVKNEATATDRGYWLKKPTAREFDDCCNEFWMVSTYVVKGLARQEILFAIDHLNEIARPNLLRMMAWHIGSVHGYTFSVGKNYKFIDRYLPREDWETLLSTYNGTGYPEMWRSLFTCYELFRKYSKAVAESLGITYPDYDEAITKYTGAIYDSLPETR comes from the coding sequence TTGAGAAGCGAGCAGGAAATGATGAACCTGTTTTTGGATTTCGCCGCGAAAGAGGATAGAATCCGCTTGGTAACTATGGAAGGGTCGCGCACCAACGTGAACATTCCTCCCGATTCATTCCAGGATTTCGACATTTCTTATTTTGTTACGGATATGGATTTTTTCAAGGAAAGCGATGAATGGCTCGGCGTTTTCGGCAAGCGCATCATGATGCAAAAACCCGAGGATATGGAGCTGTTCCCCCCTGAACTGGGCAACTGGTTCTCCTATATCATTCTTTTCGAGGATGGCAACAAACTGGATCTGACCCTGATTCCCGTGAACGAGTCGGAGCTTTATTTCGCCGAAAGCGACGGTTTGGTGAAGGTATTGCTTGATAAAGACCGTCTCGTCAAAAATGAAGCGACCGCAACCGACCGCGGATATTGGCTTAAAAAGCCGACCGCCAGGGAGTTTGATGATTGCTGCAACGAGTTCTGGATGGTTTCGACCTATGTCGTCAAAGGGCTGGCGAGACAAGAAATCCTGTTTGCCATCGATCATTTGAACGAAATCGCACGGCCCAATTTGCTGCGGATGATGGCCTGGCACATCGGCTCGGTGCACGGGTATACGTTTAGCGTAGGGAAAAACTATAAATTTATCGACCGCTATCTGCCGCGCGAAGATTGGGAAACATTGCTGTCAACCTATAACGGAACCGGTTATCCGGAAATGTGGCGGTCTTTGTTTACTTGTTACGAACTGTTTAGAAAATACTCCAAAGCGGTGGCGGAAAGCCTTGGGATTACATACCCGGATTATGATGAAGCTATTACGAAATATACCGGGGCGATTTATGATTCGTTGCCGGAAACGAGGTAA
- a CDS encoding GNAT family N-acetyltransferase translates to MEIRKLNPGDGAGWEKQHGDMLAFIRKYGAGRIPPSAFRALMKLSPSEFGLPGSSLLAARIQAEDGPRIAGVSCVTDYGRGLCLVVVHPLYRGRGLGSRLLAEQLAILRQLSCRVACDQISSLQMCFRAGLYARRLVKVRGGKPQLLLENSLSRSNGEGAAAHFNKEGDSLCLNPF, encoded by the coding sequence ATGGAAATTCGAAAACTTAATCCCGGAGACGGAGCGGGTTGGGAAAAGCAGCATGGCGACATGCTGGCTTTCATCCGGAAGTATGGGGCGGGGCGCATTCCGCCTTCCGCCTTCCGGGCGCTGATGAAGCTGTCGCCGAGCGAGTTCGGCCTCCCGGGGAGCTCGCTGCTGGCGGCCCGGATTCAAGCCGAAGACGGGCCGCGGATAGCCGGCGTCTCCTGTGTCACGGATTACGGCCGCGGCCTTTGCCTCGTCGTGGTCCATCCGTTGTACCGGGGACGCGGACTCGGCTCCAGGCTGCTCGCCGAGCAGCTTGCCATTTTGCGGCAGTTGTCATGCCGGGTGGCCTGCGATCAGATCTCCAGCCTGCAGATGTGTTTCCGCGCCGGACTTTATGCCCGCCGGCTGGTCAAGGTTCGCGGCGGGAAACCGCAGCTGCTCCTCGAAAACAGCCTTTCGCGTTCAAACGGCGAAGGCGCCGCCGCCCATTTCAACAAAGAAGGTGATTCTCTTTGTCTCAACCCGTTTTAG
- a CDS encoding class I SAM-dependent methyltransferase: protein MYLTPRLYHFIVRPRWFTEKYIHNHIRDRFSLENKMVLDFGCGTGANCCISQAEHYCGIDLDRRRIGFAKRLFPNHTFVVFDGKQIPLPDQTVDLILIIAVLHHIPNELITYYLYEFRRVLKPSGNMAVIEPYLCQKNKFNNWFMKRYDDGNYIRNENDYLQLFKNARYDCKVLEKFRKCFLYNEIFFSATPK, encoded by the coding sequence ATGTATTTGACCCCGCGATTGTATCACTTCATCGTACGCCCCAGATGGTTTACCGAAAAATATATTCACAACCATATTCGAGACCGTTTCTCCTTGGAAAATAAAATGGTTCTTGATTTTGGCTGCGGAACCGGGGCGAACTGTTGCATAAGTCAGGCTGAGCATTATTGCGGAATCGATCTTGATAGGCGGAGAATCGGCTTTGCCAAACGGTTGTTTCCAAACCACACTTTTGTCGTATTTGACGGAAAGCAAATCCCGCTGCCTGATCAAACGGTGGATCTCATATTGATTATCGCGGTTCTTCACCATATTCCGAACGAGCTCATTACCTACTATTTATATGAGTTCCGCAGAGTTTTGAAGCCGAGCGGCAACATGGCCGTTATTGAACCTTATTTATGTCAAAAAAATAAATTCAATAATTGGTTTATGAAGCGATATGACGACGGGAACTACATTCGCAATGAAAATGACTATCTCCAGCTATTTAAAAACGCGCGGTATGATTGTAAAGTGTTAGAAAAATTCAGAAAGTGTTTCCTGTACAATGAAATTTTTTTTAGCGCCACCCCTAAATAA
- the yfcE gene encoding phosphodiesterase, with protein MKLMFISDVHGSAHWLDRALEKAEEERPDQLVMLGDFLYHGPRNALPDGYDPQRVAETLNRHKHKIAAVRGNCDAEVDQMLLEFPMMADYAMILHEGRRIYATHGHGFNIEQLPPLAENDVFIQGHTHIPVADRKGGVFVLNPGSIALPKDNYPHSYGILAGDEFLVKDFDGGTVKGIRLK; from the coding sequence ATGAAATTGATGTTCATTTCGGACGTCCACGGGTCCGCCCATTGGCTGGACCGGGCGCTGGAGAAGGCCGAGGAGGAGCGGCCGGACCAGCTTGTCATGCTGGGGGATTTCCTCTATCATGGCCCGCGGAACGCGCTCCCGGACGGCTACGATCCGCAGCGGGTCGCGGAGACGCTGAACCGGCACAAGCACAAAATCGCCGCCGTTCGCGGCAATTGCGACGCGGAAGTCGACCAGATGCTGCTGGAGTTTCCGATGATGGCGGACTACGCCATGATTTTGCATGAGGGCCGCCGCATTTATGCGACGCACGGTCACGGCTTTAATATCGAGCAACTGCCGCCGCTGGCCGAAAACGACGTGTTCATTCAAGGCCATACCCATATCCCTGTCGCCGACCGCAAAGGCGGGGTGTTTGTGCTGAATCCGGGATCGATCGCCTTGCCGAAGGATAACTATCCTCATTCCTACGGGATTCTTGCGGGCGATGAATTCCTTGTGAAGGATTTTGACGGCGGCACGGTGAAGGGAATCCGTCTGAAGTAG
- a CDS encoding endo-beta-N-acetylglucosaminidase, with the protein MMVHSGRKAIAKITSIAVVLAVVGTGFPLEAQAGDTWPFQGSSAHGQNQPSVHGYTSGHIMNWSPETDPGAELLRSHVPLQKRIAPFPATQANPELSPNVKMMNVAGDYGNAFIENAPYTNKFAQYHFNFWQYIDYYSYWHGTATAYTPPEYYDELAQKDWQQKWFEFGMLNIPNPTYTDAAHKNGVLSLAGIFFSNNDRGQQTYRQMIVKDERGNFPVAGKLIEMAEYFGYDGYFINQEEIGPNVDTKDIPDYIAFMKALQKGGLYVQWYDSLDTRTGANTFARTFNDNNISFLYDKSDSKQVAQSFFFDYGVGAGQITAAKNYLNKLNDSQGTDFDIYDVGFAGLEAGRDRFKSVQGTALKNKLNNGLPLLSIATLGADFVHAGLDEDMNQAWPVRHRQENEYQWMTKVREQLWWSGPNIDPKNTQVSDTNTAGDVYADNRYWPGMASVIAERSVIEGPNFYTNFNTGHGLSYYADGKVSSADEWSNMSLQDVPVTWQWWQDTAGNKLTVDFDYGPEYNFADTDRYDYKQIGAYQGGSSLVVSGDLNGENFLRLYKTDLDVNKSSKLSLTYNKSSANDGSTMYAGLILADDPEHVVKIAVPDSGKRTKDWVTAEFDLGAYSGKAIAAFGLVFDPGKKAVADYQVNIGQIRIDDGSAVRPSAPEGLAISAAYPNTGEMTVKWELDPDYSKVKQYNVYVNDVYVGGKYDGIYYIKNLPAKSGTVKVAAVGADGREGQAAKINFNLAHSVSDIAVDSQENGDLRVTWTNPNKPAGDITVSVQSLNWITTPEPVSAKATVTEGSTSALFSGMPINGDDYLVTISSQDATPVSISGRFIDKKSEPYAEAWSWDGDKLNLPMPNTRDWRYMYVYEDGVLRKFPTTYGVGDKDRIIRGRTTKACLSFTSAAKQVYVVMEDYAGNQSAPVYLRGEQS; encoded by the coding sequence ATGATGGTGCATAGCGGAAGAAAAGCAATTGCCAAAATCACTTCGATCGCCGTGGTTTTAGCCGTGGTTGGCACGGGTTTTCCGCTTGAGGCGCAGGCGGGGGACACTTGGCCTTTTCAAGGGTCAAGCGCGCACGGGCAAAACCAGCCCAGCGTACACGGGTATACCAGCGGCCATATTATGAATTGGAGCCCGGAAACGGACCCTGGCGCCGAACTGCTCAGATCCCATGTGCCGCTGCAAAAAAGAATCGCCCCGTTCCCGGCTACCCAAGCCAATCCGGAGCTGAGCCCAAACGTTAAAATGATGAACGTGGCGGGGGATTATGGAAACGCTTTTATTGAAAATGCGCCGTACACGAACAAATTTGCCCAATATCATTTTAACTTTTGGCAGTACATCGATTATTACTCTTATTGGCACGGAACGGCGACGGCCTATACCCCGCCGGAATATTACGACGAACTGGCGCAAAAGGACTGGCAGCAAAAATGGTTTGAATTCGGCATGCTGAACATTCCGAATCCGACGTATACCGACGCGGCTCACAAAAACGGCGTGCTGTCGTTGGCGGGGATTTTCTTCTCCAACAACGACCGCGGGCAGCAGACGTATAGACAGATGATCGTCAAGGATGAACGCGGCAATTTTCCGGTGGCCGGCAAACTGATTGAAATGGCCGAATACTTCGGGTATGACGGGTATTTCATCAACCAGGAGGAAATCGGCCCCAATGTTGACACCAAGGATATTCCCGACTATATCGCCTTTATGAAAGCGCTGCAAAAAGGCGGGTTGTACGTTCAGTGGTATGACTCGCTCGATACCCGCACCGGTGCGAACACCTTTGCCAGAACGTTCAACGACAACAATATTTCGTTCCTGTACGACAAAAGCGATAGCAAACAGGTGGCGCAGTCCTTTTTCTTTGATTACGGCGTGGGCGCCGGCCAAATCACTGCGGCCAAAAACTATTTGAACAAGCTGAACGATTCCCAAGGGACGGACTTCGATATTTACGATGTTGGATTCGCCGGGCTTGAGGCCGGGCGCGACCGGTTTAAAAGCGTTCAGGGAACGGCGCTGAAAAATAAACTGAACAACGGCCTGCCGCTGCTTAGCATCGCCACGCTGGGCGCCGATTTCGTGCATGCCGGGCTCGACGAGGATATGAATCAAGCGTGGCCGGTCCGGCACCGGCAGGAAAACGAATACCAATGGATGACGAAAGTCCGCGAGCAATTGTGGTGGTCGGGGCCGAACATCGATCCGAAAAACACGCAGGTCTCCGATACCAACACGGCCGGCGACGTTTACGCGGACAACCGGTATTGGCCGGGCATGGCGTCCGTGATCGCCGAGCGTTCCGTCATCGAAGGCCCGAACTTCTATACGAATTTCAACACGGGACACGGGTTGTCCTATTATGCGGACGGCAAGGTGTCGAGCGCGGACGAGTGGTCCAACATGAGTCTGCAGGACGTTCCGGTGACCTGGCAGTGGTGGCAGGATACGGCCGGCAACAAGCTTACCGTCGATTTCGACTATGGCCCGGAATATAACTTCGCGGATACGGATCGTTACGACTATAAGCAAATCGGCGCCTACCAAGGCGGCAGCTCGCTGGTTGTGAGCGGCGATTTGAATGGGGAAAACTTCCTGCGGCTGTACAAAACGGATCTTGACGTAAATAAAAGCTCGAAGCTTTCGCTGACTTACAACAAAAGCTCGGCCAATGACGGTTCGACGATGTACGCCGGCCTGATCCTGGCCGACGATCCGGAGCACGTGGTGAAAATCGCCGTTCCGGACAGCGGGAAACGCACGAAAGACTGGGTCACGGCGGAGTTTGACCTTGGCGCTTACAGCGGTAAAGCGATCGCCGCTTTCGGCCTTGTGTTTGATCCGGGGAAAAAAGCGGTGGCTGACTACCAGGTCAACATCGGGCAAATCCGCATTGATGACGGTTCGGCGGTAAGGCCTTCCGCGCCGGAGGGGCTAGCGATTTCCGCAGCCTATCCGAATACCGGCGAGATGACCGTAAAATGGGAGCTGGACCCGGATTACTCCAAGGTTAAACAATACAATGTATACGTAAACGATGTCTATGTCGGCGGCAAATACGACGGCATCTATTACATCAAAAATTTGCCGGCGAAGTCGGGCACGGTCAAAGTCGCCGCCGTTGGCGCGGATGGACGGGAAGGGCAGGCCGCGAAAATCAACTTCAATCTGGCCCATTCGGTCTCGGATATCGCCGTTGATTCCCAGGAAAACGGCGATCTTCGGGTAACCTGGACCAATCCGAACAAGCCTGCGGGCGATATTACGGTCAGCGTGCAATCTCTAAACTGGATCACCACTCCGGAGCCCGTCTCCGCCAAAGCGACGGTTACGGAAGGCTCCACATCCGCGCTGTTTAGCGGTATGCCAATAAACGGAGACGATTATCTGGTGACGATTTCTTCGCAAGACGCCACGCCGGTTTCGATCAGCGGCCGGTTTATCGATAAAAAATCCGAGCCGTACGCTGAAGCTTGGTCATGGGACGGCGATAAACTGAATTTGCCGATGCCAAACACCAGAGATTGGCGTTACATGTACGTGTATGAGGACGGGGTTCTAAGGAAATTCCCGACAACCTACGGGGTGGGGGACAAGGACCGCATCATTCGCGGCAGGACGACCAAGGCTTGTCTCAGCTTCACCTCTGCGGCGAAGCAAGTGTACGTCGTGATGGAGGATTATGCCGGGAACCAATCGGCTCCGGTATACCTTAGAGGCGAGCAATCATAA
- a CDS encoding HAD family hydrolase, whose product MENAKPKLTKPEAMIFDMDGTLFKTETLLVPVFHQVFDRLREERLYEGETPPEELILSCLGMLLPEIWKRVLPDQSEEVRRRADELLLELELAGLKELPSELYPQVRETLTRLKERGVRLFVASNGLEHYVKGVADTHGILPLFEGLYSAGEYQTASKVDLVKLLLDNHAIRTAWMVGDRSSDVEAGKKNGQTVIGCAYAGFGNDRELAGADALIGAFKELLELYDEAANHQ is encoded by the coding sequence ATGGAGAACGCAAAACCTAAGCTGACAAAACCCGAAGCGATGATTTTTGACATGGACGGAACGTTGTTCAAGACAGAAACGCTGCTTGTTCCCGTATTTCACCAAGTGTTTGACCGGCTGCGCGAGGAGCGGCTGTATGAAGGAGAAACGCCCCCGGAGGAGCTGATTTTAAGCTGTCTCGGCATGCTGCTCCCGGAGATTTGGAAAAGAGTGCTGCCGGACCAAAGCGAGGAGGTGCGCCGGCGGGCCGACGAGCTGCTGCTCGAATTGGAGCTGGCCGGACTGAAGGAGCTCCCGTCCGAACTGTACCCGCAGGTGCGCGAAACTTTGACGCGGCTGAAAGAGCGGGGGGTCAGACTGTTTGTGGCCAGCAACGGACTGGAGCATTACGTAAAGGGCGTGGCCGACACGCACGGCATCCTTCCGTTGTTTGAAGGATTATACAGCGCCGGCGAATATCAGACGGCGTCTAAAGTGGATTTGGTCAAGCTGCTGCTGGACAACCACGCGATCCGCACCGCCTGGATGGTCGGCGATCGTTCCTCCGACGTGGAAGCGGGCAAGAAAAACGGGCAAACCGTCATCGGCTGCGCTTACGCTGGCTTCGGGAACGACCGGGAATTGGCGGGGGCCGACGCGTTGATCGGCGCCTTCAAGGAGCTGCTCGAATTATATGACGAAGCGGCGAATCACCAATAA
- the thiD gene encoding bifunctional hydroxymethylpyrimidine kinase/phosphomethylpyrimidine kinase, translating to MSKIFKTLTIAGSDSSGGAGIQADLKTFEEYGTYGFSALTTIVTMDPDQGWHHNVYPVEASLVAEQLKTVYAGGPVDAMKTGMLGSVPIIEVVESCIRKYDQKNVVIDPVMVCKGEDEVLNPESADAIRDLLLPLAAVTTPNLFEAGVLSGLGRLTTLEEMKTAAQAIYERGAKNVVIKGGKALDGEMAIDLFYDGKEYTVLESPKIEPAYNHGAGCTFAAAITGGLANGLTVQEAVAKAKKFVTAAIASGYRFNEYVGPVFHAGYRLNGE from the coding sequence ATGTCAAAGATCTTCAAAACTTTAACGATTGCCGGCAGTGATTCCAGCGGGGGCGCTGGAATTCAGGCCGATTTGAAAACATTCGAAGAGTACGGCACTTACGGTTTCAGCGCCTTGACGACAATCGTCACGATGGATCCGGACCAAGGCTGGCACCATAACGTCTATCCGGTGGAAGCCTCATTGGTGGCCGAGCAGCTCAAAACCGTGTATGCCGGAGGTCCCGTCGACGCGATGAAAACCGGAATGCTCGGCAGCGTACCGATTATCGAAGTCGTGGAGTCCTGCATCCGCAAGTACGATCAAAAAAATGTCGTCATCGACCCGGTGATGGTCTGCAAAGGCGAGGATGAAGTGCTGAATCCGGAAAGCGCGGACGCAATCCGCGATTTGCTGCTGCCGTTGGCGGCGGTGACGACGCCGAATTTGTTTGAAGCCGGGGTATTGTCCGGGCTGGGACGCCTTACCACGCTGGAGGAGATGAAGACGGCGGCTCAAGCGATTTACGAGCGCGGCGCTAAAAACGTCGTCATTAAAGGCGGCAAAGCGCTGGACGGGGAAATGGCGATCGACCTGTTCTATGACGGCAAGGAGTACACGGTTTTGGAGTCGCCGAAAATCGAACCGGCCTATAACCACGGGGCGGGCTGTACGTTTGCGGCAGCCATTACCGGCGGCCTGGCGAACGGCTTAACGGTCCAGGAAGCTGTGGCTAAAGCGAAAAAATTCGTCACCGCCGCCATCGCTTCCGGATATCGGTTTAATGAATATGTCGGACCGGTGTTCCATGCGGGGTACCGGCTGAACGGAGAGTAA
- the sleB gene encoding spore cortex-lytic enzyme, with protein sequence MVITFGFGFYGETTQAAASTLQAGSTGGDVWDLQYRLKALGLFNQQLTGFYGTHTKAAVQSFQRNYGLQIDGKAGPQTWRALKKYSLNQSEMDILARVIYSEARGEPYVGQVAVGAVVMNRIQSDRFPDNIRDVVFQRGAFTAVDDGQFWLKPDKTAYLAAQDAVRGWDPTYNSLFYFNPKTATSAWIWTRPQNVTIGNHIFTD encoded by the coding sequence ATGGTCATAACCTTCGGATTTGGATTCTACGGCGAAACCACGCAGGCTGCGGCCAGCACGCTGCAAGCGGGCAGTACCGGCGGCGATGTATGGGATCTCCAATACCGGCTGAAGGCGCTTGGTTTGTTTAACCAGCAGTTGACCGGCTTTTATGGGACTCACACGAAGGCTGCGGTACAAAGCTTCCAGCGAAATTACGGGCTCCAGATTGATGGGAAGGCCGGTCCGCAAACCTGGCGGGCGCTCAAAAAATACTCGCTGAATCAAAGCGAGATGGATATTCTGGCTAGGGTGATCTACAGTGAAGCCAGGGGAGAACCGTACGTGGGTCAGGTAGCTGTCGGCGCTGTTGTGATGAATCGGATTCAATCCGATCGGTTTCCCGACAATATACGGGATGTCGTGTTCCAGCGCGGTGCGTTTACGGCCGTAGATGACGGACAGTTCTGGCTTAAGCCGGACAAAACGGCTTATCTGGCTGCGCAGGATGCCGTCCGCGGATGGGACCCGACCTACAATTCGCTGTTTTATTTTAATCCGAAAACAGCGACAAGCGCCTGGATTTGGACACGTCCGCAAAACGTTACCATAGGCAATCATATATTTACCGACTAA
- a CDS encoding YheC/YheD family protein — translation MSQPVLGILTLYLNDKKQLEERHIYQKMIAEGQRLGLDVFVFTPADVHEKKKLIYALVYDPKQKKWSRKWRRFPNVIFDRCRIQRSKRFEQLGRFRARYGSLTFLNRPLRNKWTIYQTLSRVARFREHLPETVLFQHSGDALGLLKKYPAVYVKPINGTGGRGILRIERLGADEFLIQGRKQNRSIVSPRKIHKARLSAYLLGWKGGAQFLAQQGIQIKLPNGRVHDYRMLVQKNGQGRWEATGCAGRVGPPRSVTSNLHGGGHAVAMNTLLKQWIPGEERRAEVRRTAERLSLDIAEYLEQTFGPLCELALDLAINKQGHIYVLEVNPKPAREVFMKSGDPDAYRKAIVRPLEYAMWVYKQKAAPS, via the coding sequence TTGTCTCAACCCGTTTTAGGGATCTTGACCTTGTACCTCAATGACAAGAAGCAGCTGGAGGAACGGCATATTTACCAAAAAATGATCGCCGAGGGGCAAAGGCTCGGGCTGGACGTTTTTGTGTTTACCCCTGCGGATGTGCATGAGAAAAAAAAGCTGATTTATGCGCTCGTTTACGATCCGAAACAAAAAAAATGGTCCCGCAAATGGCGCCGTTTTCCGAACGTGATTTTCGACCGCTGCCGGATCCAGCGCAGCAAAAGGTTCGAACAGCTGGGGCGTTTCCGGGCGCGTTACGGCAGCCTGACCTTCCTTAACCGCCCGCTGCGCAACAAATGGACGATTTACCAAACGTTGTCCCGCGTGGCGAGATTCCGCGAGCATCTCCCCGAAACCGTGCTGTTTCAGCATAGCGGGGACGCGCTCGGACTGCTGAAAAAATATCCGGCCGTGTACGTCAAGCCGATCAACGGTACCGGAGGCCGGGGTATCCTGCGGATCGAACGCCTTGGTGCGGATGAGTTCTTGATTCAGGGCCGGAAACAAAACCGCAGCATCGTGTCTCCCCGGAAGATCCATAAAGCCCGGCTGAGCGCTTATCTGCTCGGCTGGAAAGGCGGCGCCCAATTTCTCGCCCAGCAGGGGATTCAAATCAAGCTGCCGAACGGCCGGGTTCACGATTACCGGATGCTGGTGCAGAAAAACGGGCAGGGCCGCTGGGAAGCGACAGGCTGCGCCGGGCGGGTCGGCCCGCCCCGCAGCGTAACCTCCAATCTGCACGGCGGCGGACATGCGGTGGCGATGAACACGCTTTTGAAGCAGTGGATTCCCGGGGAGGAGCGGCGCGCCGAAGTCCGCAGAACCGCCGAGCGTCTGAGCTTGGACATCGCCGAATATCTGGAACAGACCTTCGGCCCCCTGTGCGAGTTGGCCCTCGATTTGGCCATCAACAAGCAAGGGCATATCTATGTCCTGGAGGTGAATCCCAAGCCGGCGCGCGAGGTGTTCATGAAATCCGGAGACCCCGACGCCTACCGGAAAGCGATCGTACGGCCGCTTGAATACGCGATGTGGGTCTACAAGCAGAAAGCCGCCCCCTCCTAA
- a CDS encoding patatin-like phospholipase family protein produces MGKIGLVLGGGAVRGLAHLGVLKVFDKHCIPIDCIAGTSMGGAIGGLYAAGISPGDIEELIRTTPKYRLIDLGIRRRGLIGGDSIYNTVQGLMKRHGKEALQIEDFPIRFKAVSVDLITGKQVIIERGDIGLALRATTAFPGVFAPVMAEEKMLVDGGVLNNLPVEELKSEGLDLIIAVDVTREHEPKLPRNMVEVVYRSYSLMTAERKRTSLRLANWVIRPEVGHIAAFDFSKSQECIRAGEAAAERIIDELRVHI; encoded by the coding sequence ATGGGAAAAATCGGTTTGGTGTTGGGCGGCGGCGCGGTGCGCGGACTGGCTCACCTGGGCGTGTTGAAGGTGTTCGACAAGCACTGTATTCCGATCGACTGCATCGCCGGGACGAGCATGGGCGGAGCCATCGGGGGCTTGTATGCGGCCGGCATTTCTCCCGGGGACATCGAGGAGCTGATCCGGACGACACCGAAGTACCGTTTGATCGATTTGGGAATCAGGCGGCGGGGACTGATCGGAGGCGACAGCATTTACAACACGGTTCAAGGACTGATGAAACGGCATGGCAAAGAAGCGCTGCAAATCGAAGATTTCCCGATTCGCTTTAAAGCGGTCTCCGTCGATTTAATCACGGGAAAGCAGGTGATCATCGAGCGTGGGGACATTGGGCTGGCGCTTCGGGCCACGACGGCTTTTCCCGGGGTTTTTGCGCCCGTGATGGCAGAGGAGAAGATGCTGGTGGACGGCGGGGTCCTCAACAATTTGCCGGTGGAAGAGTTGAAGTCCGAGGGCTTGGACCTGATTATTGCCGTCGATGTGACCAGGGAGCATGAGCCGAAACTGCCCCGGAATATGGTGGAGGTCGTATACCGTTCCTACAGCCTGATGACGGCGGAGCGCAAGCGAACCAGCCTCCGCTTGGCGAACTGGGTGATCCGGCCCGAGGTAGGGCATATCGCCGCCTTCGATTTTTCCAAATCGCAGGAGTGTATTCGGGCGGGGGAAGCCGCGGCCGAGCGGATCATCGACGAATTGAGGGTGCATATTTAA
- a CDS encoding stalk domain-containing protein, with product MKLNKKMIGIVALSSVLISGTLLTNDAFAANATKTLKAVYSNIKLVYNGQTISSSSGQEPFMVNGTTYVPIRMAGEALGKSLVWDGTNKIVNISDTSSSDAQVIEMLRNQITDLNNQLNSVKNELTTANSTIASKDSTITSLQSEINSLKKDGNNGSLSRLEDDLNDDHEDDYSLDASISLSGDKDDISITIKVDESTWNNLSSSRQKTFLQDISDDIRREFRDAKIDGTVKNKKSSKLTTFSVSRSGTLSIGSSSSSVPSQSTMLSQLRRDYSTYRGIPLSIQLDVDKDREEVRVEVYIVKKDWDDLSSSYQTKILSSMLNDLEREYPDYDIEGYVYDDNTKSRLDRQTR from the coding sequence ATGAAGTTAAACAAGAAAATGATCGGCATCGTAGCTCTATCATCCGTACTGATTTCCGGGACGCTGCTTACCAATGACGCTTTTGCGGCGAATGCCACGAAAACATTGAAGGCGGTCTATAGCAATATTAAACTTGTATATAATGGTCAAACAATTTCGTCCAGCTCCGGTCAGGAACCTTTTATGGTTAACGGAACCACCTATGTACCGATCCGGATGGCGGGTGAAGCGCTCGGGAAATCGTTAGTCTGGGACGGCACGAATAAGATCGTTAACATTTCAGATACGTCTTCTTCGGATGCACAGGTTATCGAGATGCTTCGCAATCAAATTACGGATTTAAACAACCAGTTAAACAGTGTGAAAAATGAATTAACCACGGCGAATTCGACGATTGCGTCGAAGGATTCCACGATTACTTCCTTGCAGTCCGAAATCAATTCGCTGAAGAAGGATGGCAATAACGGCAGCCTGAGCAGATTGGAAGACGACCTCAACGATGATCACGAGGATGATTACAGTTTGGATGCCTCGATTTCTTTGTCGGGGGATAAAGATGACATTAGCATAACGATCAAGGTGGATGAAAGCACATGGAATAATCTGTCTTCTTCAAGACAGAAAACGTTCCTGCAGGACATCTCTGACGATATTAGACGTGAATTCAGGGATGCGAAGATCGACGGAACCGTGAAAAACAAAAAATCTTCCAAACTGACGACATTCTCCGTCAGCCGCTCGGGAACGCTTTCTATAGGAAGCAGCAGCAGCAGCGTGCCAAGCCAATCTACAATGCTTAGTCAATTGAGGAGAGATTACTCGACCTATCGCGGTATTCCGTTATCGATCCAACTGGATGTTGATAAGGATCGCGAAGAAGTTAGGGTGGAAGTTTACATCGTTAAGAAAGACTGGGATGACCTCTCTTCATCTTATCAGACAAAGATTCTGTCCAGCATGCTGAACGATCTGGAGCGTGAATATCCCGATTATGATATCGAGGGTTATGTTTACGATGATAATACGAAGTCAAGATTGGACAGACAAACAAGATAA